CCCGCACCACTGACCATGTTGCCGTTGGCGTCGTGTACGTAGCTGTGCTCCCCGGCACGGGTGACTACGTGCGGGCGCACCGGATCGTAAGCGTACGCGCCCATGTCCGTCTTGTTGGTGATGTTGCCTAGGGCATCGTAACCGATGCTCTGGGGCGCCGCGGCGCCGCCGGCTACCGTATTGGTTTCGGTCAGCCGATTGAGCGCATCGTAACCAAACGTCTCGCTTGAGCCCCGGGCCTGGTCCTCACGGCGCTCGAGATTGCCCAGCGCATCGAAGTCGTACTTGAGATATTGAACGCTGCCGCCGCCGCCGCTCAGGATAGTTTGCAGACGCCCCGACGCGGATTCGTATACGCTGGTGGTGACCAGGCCGTTGCCCAGGGTTTCGTTGGTAAGCTTGCCTTCCGCGTTGGCGCGGATTCGGCTTGCGATAAACCGGCGGTAGTAAACGGGCGCTCAATTGCAGCAGCGGCACCATTTGACCGGCGAACGGTCGCCGACCTCCGTCTCACCAGTCCTACAATCCCCAGCCCATGCCTTGCAAGTGGGCAAACCGTGATCGCTCGCCGGTGAGCAGCTCTCTTGTGAACACGCAAATCTAGGAGGGTCACATGAGACTCAGGTTGCCTGGAAAGAAGGCAAGCAATGATCGCAAGCGTTCTCGAGCAATTCAAACGAAGGCGCAAAGCTGAGGAGGCTCACATGCACAAGATCAAGGAACCTGCTCTTAGTTGGACCTACCATTACTTCGTGCTTTTGTTTTTCATTTTGCTACCCGGTTGCGGCGGCGGAGGAGACGGTGCCGATCCTGGCGGCAGTCAACCTACGCCCGATTTTGTTGTGTCGGGAACCGTCAGCGCTCCGAATGCGACGATAGCCTTTCGAGTTAAACCGAGGTTCCTTGAGAATATCGCGCAGCTCATGATACCGGCCGTACACGCGCGACTGAATGGAACGAGACTGGTGCCAGATGGCACATTGGTGCGGTTGGTGAGAATCAATCGTGCCGGAAACGAACAAGGGGCGCTTGCCTCGACCAAGACAGTTGCCGGCAAGTACGGCTTCAATCTTACAAAACTGCGGCTTAAACCCGCCAACAACCTGATCGTGAAGGCAGTAAACAAATCTACCGGCGCGCTGTTACGAGCCTTCGTGAGTCATCAACGCGTTGATATTGATCCGATTTCGGAGGCATCTGTACGAGTTATATTGAATAAGGTCGCGGTTACTCAGGATTCTCTCTCAAACTTCACGCCTAACGAGGTGGCGAAGATTACCGCGGCCATCGAGCTGTTTGCGCGCGTAAACAATTTGCGATCTGCCACGGATATCGAAGAAACGGTTACAGCAATAGAGGCTGCACTAGCAGACGACTCGACGATTAGACGTTTTGTTTCGGCCGCGGCACAACATGGTGAAACGAATGCCGCTCCGGGCGACATCGGCAATTACTTTCCTTTCGATCAAAGAGCTGCCTGGAATTATCAAGGTAAGATCGTTACGCCCGGCCAAATAACAAGCCACTATGGCAATACAGTTACGGTCGAAGGAACTAGAAACATCGCTGGAGCGAATACCACCGTTTTCCTAGAGAGTTATCCACTAGCTGCTGTCTCAAACGATGAGCAATTCTTCACAAAAAGTGCGGTAGGTATTACGGACTGGTCAGAGGTTGCTGACGGTGTGCTGACTACGCCGTACACGGCTGTGTCATTTCCTCCCGTGACTGGATCGACAGTGACGCATCTGCAAGACGTACGCCTCAACAATCTAGACATCGATGGAGACTATAGAGCCGATCAAGCAGTCGGCGATTCAAAGATTTCGATAGCAGGCTTTGGCTTTGTGGAGGTTCCCGCGGGTAGGTTCCAGAATGCCTTAATCATCAAGACGACGTCTAACCTGGATCTAACGTCCTCGCAAACTGGTGCGCGCAGCTCCATTAGGGGCACCAGCACTGAGTGGTACGCCGCAGCTGTTGGACTAGTCAAGAAGGAAATTCGGTTCGACGGCAAGCAAGATACCCAGACTATCGCAACCTCTATAACCGAAGAGCTAACAAGCGTATCCGGCCTAGAAATACCGCCAGGGGAACCAGGGTTACCGGAGATCGTAGAAATCGATTTAAAGACTAATGACATCGTTTACGACGCGGCAAGCAAGCGCGCTTACGCGAGTGTGCCGAGCCGTGAGGGAGCCAGGGGCAACAGCATTACAATAATCAATCCTCAGTCGGCGAAGATCGAGCATTCAATTTTCGTCGGATCGGAGCCAGGACCTTTAGCCCTCTCCAAGAATGGCGCGCGCTTGTATGTCGGATTGCAAGGTACGGCGGCTACGGCGGCTATTCGACCCGTCGATCTATCCACGCGGATCCCGGGCGCGTCGTTCAGTCTGGGTAGAAGCGATAGTTCTGGACTCCGTTTAATTCCGGAAGATATCGAGGTTTCTCCAGATGACCCTGCGGTCATAGCAGTCTCCGGAATGGCTGGTGGTGAATCCCATCAAGGAATAGCCATCTTTCAAGATGGCGTCCGACGATCCAAGATGACACCAAACACTGGTGGTAGCTTAATTGAGTTTTCTGAGTCAGGAAGCATTCTTTACGGGTATACCCTCCGCTTTAGTAGCCATGGTTTCTATACTTATTCTGTTGATGAATATGGGATAACGGAGACCGGCGTAACCGAAGGCCTAATCGATGGCGAGAATATAAACGTAGAGTTTCAGGCGGGCCGCATTTATGCAGGGTCAGGTGAAGTCGTTGATGCAATGACCAGCTCGCTAGTCGGTAAGTATGATGTACCCGATAATTTCTATTATAATCGAAGTGTAGTTGCGCCAGATGCCGCGGCAGGACGTGTGTATTTCGCAAGTCTATCGGACGATGCCTACATATCATTGGAGGTGTTTGATCTGGATACTTTTACACG
This genomic window from Gammaproteobacteria bacterium contains:
- a CDS encoding RHS repeat protein, translated to MASRIRANAEGKLTNETLGNGLVTTSVYESASGRLQTILSGGGGSVQYLKYDFDALGNLERREDQARGSSETFGYDALNRLTETNTVAGGAAAPQSIGYDALGNITNKTDMGAYAYDPVRPHVVTRAGEHSYVHDANGNMVSGAG